One segment of Carya illinoinensis cultivar Pawnee chromosome 1, C.illinoinensisPawnee_v1, whole genome shotgun sequence DNA contains the following:
- the LOC122310625 gene encoding uncharacterized protein LOC122310625 — protein MSLPFLDCNPSLFLASSQPFSRRLHTLSFSFSQTSNMSLPFLDCNPSLFLASSQPVCRRGHNRLHIFCWYSNMGQVLGRLQGKLWRQKQVRQITERVFDRIKNDSGRANLKFEDLYIAVLLVFNDINKLLPGPHFDPPSKEHVRTMIQICDLNLDGEIDLEEFVAFIQQLTTETFIAVSQGLIITLLVVPIIAVATKNAIESVPGCGKMVKKLPYSIYAFLVTLAVVFIQRLIFSCLDSK, from the exons ATGTCTCTTCCCTTCCTCGACTGCAACCCATCCCTATTTCTTGCATCTTCTCAACCCTTCTCTAGAAGACTTCATACCCTCAGTTTCTCATTTTCACAGACTTCGAATATGTCTCTTCCCTTCCTCGACTGCAACCCATCCCTATTTCTTGCCTCTTCTCAACCAGTCTGTAGAAGAGGTCATAACAGACTGCATATCTTCTGTTGGTACAGCAACATGGGACAGGTCCTTGGCAGACTTCAAG GTAAGTTGTGGAGGCAAAAGCAAGTGAGGCAAATAACCGAAAGGGTCTTCGATCGTATTAAGAATGATTCAGGAAGGGCTAATTTGAAGTTCGAAGATTTATACATCGCTGTCCTACTTGTGTTCAA TGATATCAATAAGCTTTTACCCGGACCGCATTTTGATCCACCCTCCAAAGAGCATGTCAGAACTATGATTCAG ATCTGTGATCTCAACCTTGATGGAGAAATTGATCTTGAGGAATTTGTGGCATTTATCCAGCAGCTGACAACTGAGACATTCATTGCTGTTAGTCAGGGACTGATTATCACTTTGCTTGTGGTACCAATAATTGCAGTGGCCACAAAGAATGCTATTGAGAGTGTCCCAGGATGTGGAAAGATGGTGAAGAAGTTGCCATATTCAATTTATGCATTCCTAGTGACACTTGCAGTTGTGTTCATTCAACGATTAATATTCTCTTGTCTGGACTCCAAATAG
- the LOC122310601 gene encoding golgin candidate 4-like isoform X3: MGSSTSSVSLREGSADQSPNRQHRITTQAKNRYAGNQIHNGVVSRQDGISNGITHAVQSVVTQSKMEAKHSNLLGREKELADLLEEKNRSPAAVQVTHELKQLRMELEKERTKLENIQSKLQEEQKLKESFQGELKSLKFDRDRTSEEMNNIRNELNEKISEIKQLQRELKGRKEEGADDIAQSLKRVIASLEKENNSLKMEKNELEVALEMSRNAQTEVRSDASQPLSKHTTTLNEKDYSSGSFPGKEQMEQSLEKLDKDLKETRQERDKALQQLARLKQHLLEKESEESEKMDEDSKIIEQLRENNEYQKAQILHLEKALKQAIASQEEIKTINNHEIQKSKEIIDDLNKKLANRLATIDAKNVELLNLQTALGQYYAEIEAKEHLEGDLAWAREESAKLSKLLKDADQRAEVLKGEKDEILATISQSERTLAEWKSRVNKLEEDNAKLRRALEQSMTRLNRMSIDSDFLVDRRIVIKLLVTYFQRNHSKEVLDLMVRMLGFSDEDKQRIGGAQQGAGKGVVRGVLGLPGRLVGGILGGGSAESASTASDNQSFADLWVDFLLKETEERERREMANNANRFKEDSHGRGSNAAIVGPPVADQRPNTSITASSFSRLNFSPSQNSSPLTSRGSLESEFSTVPLTSSDPPNSRLLPKY; this comes from the exons ATGGGGAGCTCAACTTCTTCTGTGTCACTTAGAGAG GGGAGTGCTGATCAATCACCCAACCGACAGCATAGAATCACAACTCAAGCAAAAAACCGTTATGCTGGAAACCAGATACACAATGGTGTTGTCTCCAGACAGGATGGAATAAGCAATGGAATCACACATGCTGTTCAATCTGTTGTCACTCAAAGTAAGATGGAAGCAAAACATTCAAACTTGCTTGGGAGGGAGAAG GAGCTTGCAGATTTGCTAGAAGAGAAAAATAGGTCTCCTGCAGCAGTGCAGGTCACTCATGAGTTAAAACAATTGAGGATGGAACTTGAAAAAGAACGCACAAAGTTGGAAAATATTCAGTCAAAATTACAAG AGGAACAGAAATTGAAGGAATCTTTCCAGGGGGAGCTCAAATCACTGAAATTCGACAGGGACAGA ACCTCTGAGGAGATGAACAACATACGAAACGAGTTGAATGAGAAAATTTCAGAAATAAAGCAACTGCAAAGGGAGCTCAAAGGACGGAAGGAGGAAGGCGCTGATGACATTGCACAAAGTTTGAAAAGAGTAATTGCAAGCCTAGAGAAGGAAAACAATAGTCTTAAG ATGGAGAAAAATGAACTCGAGGTTGCTCTGGAAATGAGCAGGAACGCTCAAACTGAGGTGCGATCAGATGCTTCCCAGCCTTTAAGTAAACATACAACTACTTTGAATGAG AAGGACTATTCATCTGGAAGTTTCCCTGGAAAGGAACAAATGGAGCAAAGTTTGGAAAAACTGGATAAAGATTTGAAGGAAACACGCCAGGAAAGGGACAAAGCATTGCAACAATTGGCCCGTCTTAAGCAGCATTTGTTAGAAAAG GAGTCTGAAGAGTCTGAGAAAATGGATGAGGACAGCAAAATCATTGAACAGCTGCGTGAAAATAATGAATATCAAAAAGCTCAAATATTGCACTTGGAGAAAGCGCTGAAGCAGGCCATTGCAAGTCAGGAGGAAATTAAGACGATCAACAACCATGAAATTCAGAAGTCAAAGGAAATTATTGATGACCTAAATAAAAAGCTTGCCAACCGTTTGGCCACAATTGATGCCAAAAATGTTGAGCTTCTTAATCTACAAACTGCTCTTGGTCAGTACTATGCTGAAATTGAAGCTAAG GAACATTTGGAAGGAGATTTGGCGTGGGCAAGGGAAGAGTCAGCTAAACTTTCTAAGTTGTTGAAA GATGCAGATCAACGAGCTGAGGTATTGAAGGGGGAGAAGGATGAAATTTTGGCCACAATTTCCCAATCTGAAAGAACACTAGCAGAATGGAAAAGCAGAGTAAATAAGCTTGAGGAAGACAATGCAAAATTGCGGCGTGCCCTTGAGCAGAGTATGACTAGGCTTAATAGGATGTCAATTGACTCAGATTTTCTTGTTGACAG GCGGATTGTCATCAAGTTACTGGTGACCTACTTCCAAAGAAACCACAGCAAAGAG GTTCTGGATCTTATGGTTCGTATGTTGGGGTTCTCTGATGAAGACAAACAGAGGATAGGTGGTGCTCAACAAGGTGCAGGCAAAGGTGTTGTACGTGGAGTGCTAGGGCTACCTGGCCGCCTAGTTGGTGGCATCTTGGGAGGGGGTTCGGCCGAATCTGCAAGCACAGCATCTGACAACCAA TCCTTTGCAGATCTATGGGTCGATTTTCTTCTCAAGGAAAccgaagaaagagagagaagggaaatgGCCAATAATGCCAATAGATTTAAGGAAGATTCACATGGAAGAGGTTCAAATGCTGCGATTGTTGGTCCACCTGTGGCCGACCAAAGACCAAACACTTCTATTACAGCATCGAGTTTCTCAAGACTAAACTTCTCGCCTAGCCAGAATTCTAGCCCCTTAACCTCTCGTGGAAGTCTTGAATCCGAGTTCTCAACAGTTCCTCTCACTTCGTCGGATCCACCGAACTCAAGACTGCTACCAAAATACTGA
- the LOC122310601 gene encoding golgin candidate 4-like isoform X2, with protein MMWNSIANLKESLNKIALDVHDDDDGELEIYVSRNRVDDSPVSDRRSSHSFAHSNSVSRSPVANGIDSPSDFEIERYKSEIKRLQDSEAEIKALSVNYAALLKEKEDQISRLNKENGSLKQNLDSTNTAQNASGNEGAKALANGINVHKGSADQSPNRQHRITTQAKNRYAGNQIHNGVVSRQDGISNGITHAVQSVVTQSKMEAKHSNLLGREKELADLLEEKNRSPAAVQVTHELKQLRMELEKERTKLENIQSKLQEEQKLKESFQGELKSLKFDRDRTSEEMNNIRNELNEKISEIKQLQRELKGRKEEGADDIAQSLKRVIASLEKENNSLKMEKNELEVALEMSRNAQTEVRSDASQPLSKHTTTLNEKDYSSGSFPGKEQMEQSLEKLDKDLKETRQERDKALQQLARLKQHLLEKESEESEKMDEDSKIIEQLRENNEYQKAQILHLEKALKQAIASQEEIKTINNHEIQKSKEIIDDLNKKLANRLATIDAKNVELLNLQTALGQYYAEIEAKEHLEGDLAWAREESAKLSKLLKDADQRAEVLKGEKDEILATISQSERTLAEWKSRVNKLEEDNAKLRRALEQSMTRLNRMSIDSDFLVDRRIVIKLLVTYFQRNHSKEVLDLMVRMLGFSDEDKQRIGGAQQGAGKGVVRGVLGLPGRLVGGILGGGSAESASTASDNQSFADLWVDFLLKETEERERREMANNANRFKEDSHGRGSNAAIVGPPVADQRPNTSITASSFSRLNFSPSQNSSPLTSRGSLESEFSTVPLTSSDPPNSRLLPKY; from the exons ATGATGTGGAACTCGATTGCGAATTTGAAGGAGAGCTTGAACAAGATCGCGCTCGATGTCCACGACGATGACGATGGGGAGCTCGAGATCTATGTCTCCCGCAATAGAGTAGACGATTCTCCGGTTTCTGATCGGAGGAGTTCCCACAGTTTCGCGCATTCTAATTCGGTCTCGCGGTCTCCGGTGGCGAATGGGATCGATTCCCCGTCTGATTTCGAG ATTGAGCGGTACAAATCTGAAATCAAGAGACTTCAGGATTCTGAAGCGGAAATTAAAGCGTTATCAGTTAATTATGCTGCTTTGTTGAAAGAAAAGGAG GATCAGATATCTAGATTGAATAAAGAAAATGGATCTTTGAAACAAAATTTGGATTCAACCAATACAGCTCAGAATGCATCAGGAAATGAAGGTGCCAAAGCACTTGCAAATGGCATTAATGTGCACAAG GGGAGTGCTGATCAATCACCCAACCGACAGCATAGAATCACAACTCAAGCAAAAAACCGTTATGCTGGAAACCAGATACACAATGGTGTTGTCTCCAGACAGGATGGAATAAGCAATGGAATCACACATGCTGTTCAATCTGTTGTCACTCAAAGTAAGATGGAAGCAAAACATTCAAACTTGCTTGGGAGGGAGAAG GAGCTTGCAGATTTGCTAGAAGAGAAAAATAGGTCTCCTGCAGCAGTGCAGGTCACTCATGAGTTAAAACAATTGAGGATGGAACTTGAAAAAGAACGCACAAAGTTGGAAAATATTCAGTCAAAATTACAAG AGGAACAGAAATTGAAGGAATCTTTCCAGGGGGAGCTCAAATCACTGAAATTCGACAGGGACAGA ACCTCTGAGGAGATGAACAACATACGAAACGAGTTGAATGAGAAAATTTCAGAAATAAAGCAACTGCAAAGGGAGCTCAAAGGACGGAAGGAGGAAGGCGCTGATGACATTGCACAAAGTTTGAAAAGAGTAATTGCAAGCCTAGAGAAGGAAAACAATAGTCTTAAG ATGGAGAAAAATGAACTCGAGGTTGCTCTGGAAATGAGCAGGAACGCTCAAACTGAGGTGCGATCAGATGCTTCCCAGCCTTTAAGTAAACATACAACTACTTTGAATGAG AAGGACTATTCATCTGGAAGTTTCCCTGGAAAGGAACAAATGGAGCAAAGTTTGGAAAAACTGGATAAAGATTTGAAGGAAACACGCCAGGAAAGGGACAAAGCATTGCAACAATTGGCCCGTCTTAAGCAGCATTTGTTAGAAAAG GAGTCTGAAGAGTCTGAGAAAATGGATGAGGACAGCAAAATCATTGAACAGCTGCGTGAAAATAATGAATATCAAAAAGCTCAAATATTGCACTTGGAGAAAGCGCTGAAGCAGGCCATTGCAAGTCAGGAGGAAATTAAGACGATCAACAACCATGAAATTCAGAAGTCAAAGGAAATTATTGATGACCTAAATAAAAAGCTTGCCAACCGTTTGGCCACAATTGATGCCAAAAATGTTGAGCTTCTTAATCTACAAACTGCTCTTGGTCAGTACTATGCTGAAATTGAAGCTAAG GAACATTTGGAAGGAGATTTGGCGTGGGCAAGGGAAGAGTCAGCTAAACTTTCTAAGTTGTTGAAA GATGCAGATCAACGAGCTGAGGTATTGAAGGGGGAGAAGGATGAAATTTTGGCCACAATTTCCCAATCTGAAAGAACACTAGCAGAATGGAAAAGCAGAGTAAATAAGCTTGAGGAAGACAATGCAAAATTGCGGCGTGCCCTTGAGCAGAGTATGACTAGGCTTAATAGGATGTCAATTGACTCAGATTTTCTTGTTGACAG GCGGATTGTCATCAAGTTACTGGTGACCTACTTCCAAAGAAACCACAGCAAAGAG GTTCTGGATCTTATGGTTCGTATGTTGGGGTTCTCTGATGAAGACAAACAGAGGATAGGTGGTGCTCAACAAGGTGCAGGCAAAGGTGTTGTACGTGGAGTGCTAGGGCTACCTGGCCGCCTAGTTGGTGGCATCTTGGGAGGGGGTTCGGCCGAATCTGCAAGCACAGCATCTGACAACCAA TCCTTTGCAGATCTATGGGTCGATTTTCTTCTCAAGGAAAccgaagaaagagagagaagggaaatgGCCAATAATGCCAATAGATTTAAGGAAGATTCACATGGAAGAGGTTCAAATGCTGCGATTGTTGGTCCACCTGTGGCCGACCAAAGACCAAACACTTCTATTACAGCATCGAGTTTCTCAAGACTAAACTTCTCGCCTAGCCAGAATTCTAGCCCCTTAACCTCTCGTGGAAGTCTTGAATCCGAGTTCTCAACAGTTCCTCTCACTTCGTCGGATCCACCGAACTCAAGACTGCTACCAAAATACTGA
- the LOC122310601 gene encoding golgin candidate 4-like isoform X1, with amino-acid sequence MMWNSIANLKESLNKIALDVHDDDDGELEIYVSRNRVDDSPVSDRRSSHSFAHSNSVSRSPVANGIDSPSDFEIERYKSEIKRLQDSEAEIKALSVNYAALLKEKEDQISRLNKENGSLKQNLDSTNTAQNASGNEGAKALANGINVHKVGSADQSPNRQHRITTQAKNRYAGNQIHNGVVSRQDGISNGITHAVQSVVTQSKMEAKHSNLLGREKELADLLEEKNRSPAAVQVTHELKQLRMELEKERTKLENIQSKLQEEQKLKESFQGELKSLKFDRDRTSEEMNNIRNELNEKISEIKQLQRELKGRKEEGADDIAQSLKRVIASLEKENNSLKMEKNELEVALEMSRNAQTEVRSDASQPLSKHTTTLNEKDYSSGSFPGKEQMEQSLEKLDKDLKETRQERDKALQQLARLKQHLLEKESEESEKMDEDSKIIEQLRENNEYQKAQILHLEKALKQAIASQEEIKTINNHEIQKSKEIIDDLNKKLANRLATIDAKNVELLNLQTALGQYYAEIEAKEHLEGDLAWAREESAKLSKLLKDADQRAEVLKGEKDEILATISQSERTLAEWKSRVNKLEEDNAKLRRALEQSMTRLNRMSIDSDFLVDRRIVIKLLVTYFQRNHSKEVLDLMVRMLGFSDEDKQRIGGAQQGAGKGVVRGVLGLPGRLVGGILGGGSAESASTASDNQSFADLWVDFLLKETEERERREMANNANRFKEDSHGRGSNAAIVGPPVADQRPNTSITASSFSRLNFSPSQNSSPLTSRGSLESEFSTVPLTSSDPPNSRLLPKY; translated from the exons ATGATGTGGAACTCGATTGCGAATTTGAAGGAGAGCTTGAACAAGATCGCGCTCGATGTCCACGACGATGACGATGGGGAGCTCGAGATCTATGTCTCCCGCAATAGAGTAGACGATTCTCCGGTTTCTGATCGGAGGAGTTCCCACAGTTTCGCGCATTCTAATTCGGTCTCGCGGTCTCCGGTGGCGAATGGGATCGATTCCCCGTCTGATTTCGAG ATTGAGCGGTACAAATCTGAAATCAAGAGACTTCAGGATTCTGAAGCGGAAATTAAAGCGTTATCAGTTAATTATGCTGCTTTGTTGAAAGAAAAGGAG GATCAGATATCTAGATTGAATAAAGAAAATGGATCTTTGAAACAAAATTTGGATTCAACCAATACAGCTCAGAATGCATCAGGAAATGAAGGTGCCAAAGCACTTGCAAATGGCATTAATGTGCACAAGGTA GGGAGTGCTGATCAATCACCCAACCGACAGCATAGAATCACAACTCAAGCAAAAAACCGTTATGCTGGAAACCAGATACACAATGGTGTTGTCTCCAGACAGGATGGAATAAGCAATGGAATCACACATGCTGTTCAATCTGTTGTCACTCAAAGTAAGATGGAAGCAAAACATTCAAACTTGCTTGGGAGGGAGAAG GAGCTTGCAGATTTGCTAGAAGAGAAAAATAGGTCTCCTGCAGCAGTGCAGGTCACTCATGAGTTAAAACAATTGAGGATGGAACTTGAAAAAGAACGCACAAAGTTGGAAAATATTCAGTCAAAATTACAAG AGGAACAGAAATTGAAGGAATCTTTCCAGGGGGAGCTCAAATCACTGAAATTCGACAGGGACAGA ACCTCTGAGGAGATGAACAACATACGAAACGAGTTGAATGAGAAAATTTCAGAAATAAAGCAACTGCAAAGGGAGCTCAAAGGACGGAAGGAGGAAGGCGCTGATGACATTGCACAAAGTTTGAAAAGAGTAATTGCAAGCCTAGAGAAGGAAAACAATAGTCTTAAG ATGGAGAAAAATGAACTCGAGGTTGCTCTGGAAATGAGCAGGAACGCTCAAACTGAGGTGCGATCAGATGCTTCCCAGCCTTTAAGTAAACATACAACTACTTTGAATGAG AAGGACTATTCATCTGGAAGTTTCCCTGGAAAGGAACAAATGGAGCAAAGTTTGGAAAAACTGGATAAAGATTTGAAGGAAACACGCCAGGAAAGGGACAAAGCATTGCAACAATTGGCCCGTCTTAAGCAGCATTTGTTAGAAAAG GAGTCTGAAGAGTCTGAGAAAATGGATGAGGACAGCAAAATCATTGAACAGCTGCGTGAAAATAATGAATATCAAAAAGCTCAAATATTGCACTTGGAGAAAGCGCTGAAGCAGGCCATTGCAAGTCAGGAGGAAATTAAGACGATCAACAACCATGAAATTCAGAAGTCAAAGGAAATTATTGATGACCTAAATAAAAAGCTTGCCAACCGTTTGGCCACAATTGATGCCAAAAATGTTGAGCTTCTTAATCTACAAACTGCTCTTGGTCAGTACTATGCTGAAATTGAAGCTAAG GAACATTTGGAAGGAGATTTGGCGTGGGCAAGGGAAGAGTCAGCTAAACTTTCTAAGTTGTTGAAA GATGCAGATCAACGAGCTGAGGTATTGAAGGGGGAGAAGGATGAAATTTTGGCCACAATTTCCCAATCTGAAAGAACACTAGCAGAATGGAAAAGCAGAGTAAATAAGCTTGAGGAAGACAATGCAAAATTGCGGCGTGCCCTTGAGCAGAGTATGACTAGGCTTAATAGGATGTCAATTGACTCAGATTTTCTTGTTGACAG GCGGATTGTCATCAAGTTACTGGTGACCTACTTCCAAAGAAACCACAGCAAAGAG GTTCTGGATCTTATGGTTCGTATGTTGGGGTTCTCTGATGAAGACAAACAGAGGATAGGTGGTGCTCAACAAGGTGCAGGCAAAGGTGTTGTACGTGGAGTGCTAGGGCTACCTGGCCGCCTAGTTGGTGGCATCTTGGGAGGGGGTTCGGCCGAATCTGCAAGCACAGCATCTGACAACCAA TCCTTTGCAGATCTATGGGTCGATTTTCTTCTCAAGGAAAccgaagaaagagagagaagggaaatgGCCAATAATGCCAATAGATTTAAGGAAGATTCACATGGAAGAGGTTCAAATGCTGCGATTGTTGGTCCACCTGTGGCCGACCAAAGACCAAACACTTCTATTACAGCATCGAGTTTCTCAAGACTAAACTTCTCGCCTAGCCAGAATTCTAGCCCCTTAACCTCTCGTGGAAGTCTTGAATCCGAGTTCTCAACAGTTCCTCTCACTTCGTCGGATCCACCGAACTCAAGACTGCTACCAAAATACTGA
- the LOC122310614 gene encoding uncharacterized protein LOC122310614 isoform X1, protein MGQVLGRLQGKLWRQKIVRQITDRVFDRIKNDSGSANLKFEDLYIAVLLVFNFSCGSDINKRLPGPHFDPPSKEHVKTIIQICDLNLDGEIDREEFVGFILQLTTETLMVVSQGLMLTLVMAPTIAVATKNATEGVPGFGKMVKKLPNPVYASLVTLAVMLFQQSCLHSK, encoded by the exons ATGGGACAGGTCCTTGGCAGACTTCAAG GTAAGCTGTGGAGGCAAAAGATAGTGAGGCAAATAACCGATAGGGTCTTCGATCGTATTAAGAATGATTCAGGAAGCGCTAATTTGAAATTCGAAGATTTATACATCGCTGTCCTACTTGTGTTCAA TTTTTCATGTGGTAGTGATATCAATAAGCGTTTACCCGGACCGCATTTTGATCCACCCTCCAAAGAGCATGTCAAAACTATCATTCAG ATCTGTGATCTCAACCTTGATGGAGAAATTGATCGTGAGGAATTTGTGGGATTTATCCTACAGCTGACAACTGAGACACTCATGGTTGTTAGTCAGGGACTGATGCTCACTTTGGTTATGGCACCTACAATTGCAGTGGCCACAAAGAATGCTACTGAGGGTGTCCCAGGATTTGGAAAGATGGTGAAGAAGTTGCCTAATCCAGTTTATGCATCCCTAGTGACACTTGCAGTTATGTTGTTTCAACAATCATGTCTGCACTCCAAATAG
- the LOC122310614 gene encoding uncharacterized protein LOC122310614 isoform X2: MGQVLGRLQGKLWRQKIVRQITDRVFDRIKNDSGSANLKFEDLYIAVLLVFNDINKRLPGPHFDPPSKEHVKTIIQICDLNLDGEIDREEFVGFILQLTTETLMVVSQGLMLTLVMAPTIAVATKNATEGVPGFGKMVKKLPNPVYASLVTLAVMLFQQSCLHSK, encoded by the exons ATGGGACAGGTCCTTGGCAGACTTCAAG GTAAGCTGTGGAGGCAAAAGATAGTGAGGCAAATAACCGATAGGGTCTTCGATCGTATTAAGAATGATTCAGGAAGCGCTAATTTGAAATTCGAAGATTTATACATCGCTGTCCTACTTGTGTTCAA TGATATCAATAAGCGTTTACCCGGACCGCATTTTGATCCACCCTCCAAAGAGCATGTCAAAACTATCATTCAG ATCTGTGATCTCAACCTTGATGGAGAAATTGATCGTGAGGAATTTGTGGGATTTATCCTACAGCTGACAACTGAGACACTCATGGTTGTTAGTCAGGGACTGATGCTCACTTTGGTTATGGCACCTACAATTGCAGTGGCCACAAAGAATGCTACTGAGGGTGTCCCAGGATTTGGAAAGATGGTGAAGAAGTTGCCTAATCCAGTTTATGCATCCCTAGTGACACTTGCAGTTATGTTGTTTCAACAATCATGTCTGCACTCCAAATAG